One window of Pocillopora verrucosa isolate sample1 chromosome 9, ASM3666991v2, whole genome shotgun sequence genomic DNA carries:
- the LOC131798475 gene encoding prostamide/prostaglandin F synthase-like: MDLSKIAQNLIKCVSTGEMVELQSLWAKQTAVVVFLRRFGUQLCRLWSTELSSVKSQLDAHNVRLCGVGLEELGLEEFIEKKFFTGELYIDAKQQIYKDLGFKRYNVINVFGGLAAKETRLSISKANSLGIKGNLKGDGMQNGGMLIVTAGGEKVLLDHKQASPGDHVANEKILEVLGIKSDESKKDETESASAAGADCGCAAKEGES, from the exons ATGGATTTGAGTAAAATCGCTCAAAATCTCATAAAATGTGTCTCTACTGGAGAG ATGGTTGAGCTGCAGAGTTTATGGGCCAAGCAAACTGCAGTGGTAGTTTTTCTTCGTCGCTTTGGGTGACAGTTGTGCAGGCTGTGGTCGACTGAGCTTAGTTCGGTCAAATCACAGCTTGATGCACACAATGTACGACTGTGCGGTGTGGGCCTTGAGGAATTAGGTCTTGAAGAATTcatagaaaaaaagtttttcactggag AGTTGTACATTGATGCTAAACAACAAATCTACAAAGATTTGGGATTCAAGAG gtATAATGTTATCAATGTTTTTGGTGGATTGGCAGCTAAAGAGACACGACTCTCAATATCCAAG GCCAATTCATTGGGAATCAAAGGAAACCTGAAAGGTGATGGCATGCAAAATGGTGGTATGCTGATAGTGACAGCAGGTGGAGAGAAAGTTCTTCTAGATCACAAACAGGCATCTCCAGGAGACCATGTCGCCaatgaaaaaatccttgaagtCCTAGGAATCAAATCTGATGAGTCAAAGAAGGATGAAACAGAATCTGCATCAGCGGCCGGGGCTGATTGTGGGTGTGCTGCAAAGGAAGGGGAATCATAA